One Mycolicibacterium pulveris genomic region harbors:
- a CDS encoding GntR family transcriptional regulator, with the protein MPKKYGVKEKDLVVSYVVNLILTGKLRSGDRIDRNEISRALGLSRVPIQEAVVQLEHDGILSTLYHRGAYVEPFDESVVREHHEVYGVLNGIVSARAAVDQNPEILKELERLVDVMRNNPESRAFNEAGWEFRRLVNDTYAGPRLLALIRASQALVPRAFWGAYQGSHDEMLPFYEDEADAIRRGDPDAARATCAARSEVMARIMLAELVRRGVFTPSAHPALRSN; encoded by the coding sequence ATGCCCAAAAAGTATGGGGTCAAAGAAAAAGACCTCGTGGTTTCGTATGTGGTCAACCTGATACTGACGGGCAAACTCCGCTCGGGCGACCGGATCGACCGCAACGAGATCTCCCGCGCGCTCGGCCTGTCCCGAGTGCCCATCCAAGAGGCCGTGGTGCAACTCGAGCACGACGGCATCTTGTCCACGCTCTATCACCGCGGCGCATACGTCGAACCGTTCGACGAGTCGGTGGTGCGGGAACATCACGAGGTGTACGGCGTTCTCAACGGCATCGTGTCCGCACGCGCGGCGGTCGACCAGAATCCTGAGATCCTGAAAGAGCTCGAACGGCTGGTCGACGTCATGCGCAACAACCCGGAGTCGCGCGCCTTCAACGAAGCCGGCTGGGAATTCCGGCGGCTCGTCAACGACACCTACGCCGGGCCGCGGCTGCTGGCCCTGATCAGGGCGTCCCAGGCGCTGGTACCGCGCGCGTTCTGGGGCGCCTACCAGGGCAGTCACGACGAGATGCTGCCGTTCTACGAAGACGAGGCCGACGCGATCCGACGCGGCGACCCCGACGCGGCGCGCGCGACCTGCGCCGCGCGGTCCGAGGTGATGGCCCGGATCATGCTCGCCGAGCTGGTGCGCCGTGGCGTGTTCACTCCGTCGGCGCACCCGGCGTTGCGTTCCAATTGA
- a CDS encoding LLM class F420-dependent oxidoreductase codes for MSFPIRIGVQLQPQHSPQYHYIRDAVRRCEDLGVDIAFNWDHFFPLYGDPDGPHFECWTMLGAWAEQTSRIEIGALVSCNSYRNPELLADMARAVDHISDGRLILGVGSGWKQKDYDEYGYEFGTAGSRLDDLAAGLPRITSRLAKLNPPPTRQIPVLIGGEGERKTLRLVARHADIWHTFSGSAGYPRKAEILARHCSDVSRDPAAIERSAGVSGKTIDALLAEADALADLGVTLLTVGANGPDYDLTEAEALCRWRDRRQG; via the coding sequence GTGAGCTTCCCCATTCGCATCGGTGTGCAGCTGCAGCCGCAACATTCCCCGCAATATCACTACATCCGCGACGCCGTGCGTCGCTGTGAGGACCTGGGCGTCGACATCGCGTTCAACTGGGACCACTTCTTCCCCCTGTACGGCGATCCCGACGGACCGCACTTCGAATGCTGGACGATGCTGGGCGCCTGGGCCGAACAGACCTCGCGCATCGAGATCGGCGCGCTGGTGTCCTGCAACTCCTACCGCAACCCTGAACTGCTGGCCGACATGGCCCGCGCCGTCGACCACATCAGCGACGGCCGACTGATCCTTGGCGTCGGCTCGGGCTGGAAGCAGAAGGACTACGACGAATACGGCTACGAGTTCGGCACCGCGGGCAGCCGCCTCGACGACCTGGCCGCCGGCCTGCCCCGGATCACGTCGCGGCTGGCCAAGCTGAACCCGCCGCCGACCCGGCAGATCCCGGTGCTGATCGGCGGCGAAGGAGAACGGAAAACGCTGCGGCTGGTGGCGCGTCACGCCGACATTTGGCACACGTTCAGCGGCAGCGCCGGATATCCGCGCAAGGCCGAGATCCTCGCCCGGCACTGTTCGGACGTCAGCCGCGACCCCGCTGCGATCGAGCGGTCGGCGGGCGTGTCCGGCAAGACCATCGACGCGTTGCTCGCCGAAGCCGACGCGCTGGCCGATCTCGGGGTCACCCTTCTCACCGTCGGCGCCAACGGACCCGACTACGACCTCACCGAGGCCGAGGCGCTGTGCCGCTGGCGTGACCGGCGCCAGGGCTGA
- a CDS encoding phosphotransferase, whose translation MASPALNLLLGPHAPDVLAAALAQYGGELEHLQPGHVNVRPSGAGTVMYWAAVRRADGSRTTEILAATTGRHIPHGAAVIAGEHLGEPVQIGIWRWPQDPALPALEAATDPGVLRELGLGTTEVTDVKVRAYRPAQRAVLQVCDGERTWFLKVLRPSAATQVRARHDLASAHLPVPPVAGFSADGMIVLPEAPGTPLRSVLADGAVAPLPEALEALLDALPAELTAMPRRRSHLQLVDDNAAALRWAAADEPVVLAELDDLVDALHTVEEVPGPVVPVHGDFYEGQLLTRGERITGLVDLDTAGPGERIDEWAMLLAHLSGLDLDDQWHPTAGRYAAEVLAHADRRVPPRQLRQRTAAALLGLATGPFRIQHPHWPEHTVARLELAKKWLASAG comes from the coding sequence ATGGCTTCGCCTGCGCTGAACCTGCTACTCGGCCCGCACGCACCCGACGTGCTGGCCGCTGCCCTCGCGCAGTACGGCGGCGAGCTCGAACACCTGCAGCCCGGTCACGTCAACGTTCGGCCGAGCGGCGCGGGCACCGTCATGTACTGGGCGGCCGTGCGTCGCGCCGACGGCAGCCGCACCACGGAGATTCTTGCCGCCACCACCGGTAGGCACATCCCGCATGGCGCCGCCGTGATCGCCGGCGAGCATCTCGGTGAACCGGTGCAGATCGGCATCTGGCGGTGGCCGCAGGATCCGGCGTTGCCGGCGCTCGAAGCCGCCACCGACCCGGGGGTGCTTCGCGAACTCGGGTTGGGCACAACGGAAGTCACCGATGTCAAGGTGCGTGCGTACCGGCCTGCGCAACGCGCGGTGCTTCAGGTGTGCGACGGCGAACGCACATGGTTTCTCAAGGTGCTGCGGCCCTCGGCGGCGACGCAGGTGCGTGCCCGCCATGACCTGGCCAGCGCGCACCTGCCGGTTCCGCCAGTGGCTGGGTTCAGCGCGGACGGGATGATCGTGCTGCCCGAAGCGCCGGGAACGCCGCTGCGCAGCGTGCTGGCCGACGGTGCCGTTGCGCCGCTGCCCGAGGCGCTGGAAGCGCTGTTGGACGCGCTGCCCGCCGAGCTGACGGCGATGCCGCGACGACGCTCGCACCTGCAGCTCGTCGACGACAACGCGGCGGCGCTGCGGTGGGCCGCGGCCGACGAGCCGGTGGTGCTGGCCGAGCTGGACGACCTCGTCGACGCGCTGCACACCGTCGAGGAGGTGCCGGGGCCGGTGGTGCCGGTGCACGGTGACTTCTACGAGGGTCAGCTGCTGACCCGCGGTGAACGGATCACCGGGTTGGTCGATCTGGACACCGCAGGACCCGGCGAGCGTATCGACGAGTGGGCGATGCTGCTCGCGCACCTGTCGGGGCTGGATCTCGACGACCAATGGCATCCGACGGCGGGACGGTACGCGGCCGAGGTGCTCGCCCACGCCGATCGACGGGTTCCGCCGCGGCAGCTACGGCAGCGCACCGCCGCGGCGCTGCTCGGCCTGGCCACCGGTCCATTCCGGATCCAGCATCCGCACTGGCCCGAGCACACCGTCGCGCGCCTGGAGCTGGCGAAGAAATGGCTGGCGAGCGCCGGATGA
- a CDS encoding PhoX family protein, with protein MALIPLNLFVSHNGKSKRQHVTCLYKCGDACSKPVPNTSDNEYFGDVVKAVSRRSVLRASGIAVLAVGAGSALAACGTDDPPAAAPTSSAAPPDPPVGMRFASVPPNSEDVVVIPEGYEQSVVISWGDPILDGAPQFDVNNQTGAAQRGQFGFNNDFAGLLPIPADLAGQPNRFLLVTNFEYVDPIFMFPGFDKPTREQFDVEIAAVGMGVVEVERTPQGLKPVMGRYNRRITTDTPHTLTGPAAGTDFVKTAADPTGRTVAGTFANCAGGVTPWGTVLSGEENFQDYFGAAEGSPKPGPVDTDRLDRYGISLEPTALLWETFDPRFDLTKTPNEPNRFGYVVELNPWDPTSTPVKHSAMGRLKHEGANVYVTDDGSVVAYTGDDERFDYMYKFVSSRKVQPGTEPAAMANNMAILDEGTLYVAKLSSDVPADEIDGSGRPPSGGSFRGTGTWLPLLRSGPEGRAESLVDGFSPVEVAVFTRMAADKVGATKMDRPEDVEANPRTGKVYVALTNNDERGADGEPGPDAANPRNDNKSGQILEITDDHAGTNFTWELLLVCGDPAAADTYYGGFDKTKVSPISCPDNLAFDSHGNLWISTDGNALDSNDGLFAVALNGPNRGETKQFLTVPLGAETCGPVVTDDLVTVCVQHPGEHDDNSIDAPLSRWPEGGNGTARPSVVAVWKSNGNIGV; from the coding sequence GTGGCCCTCATTCCGTTGAACCTGTTCGTTTCCCACAACGGCAAGTCCAAGCGTCAGCATGTGACATGCCTCTACAAGTGCGGCGATGCCTGCTCCAAGCCGGTACCCAACACCAGCGACAACGAGTACTTCGGCGACGTCGTCAAAGCCGTCTCGCGGCGCTCCGTACTGCGGGCGAGCGGCATCGCGGTGCTGGCGGTCGGCGCGGGCTCGGCATTGGCCGCGTGCGGCACCGACGATCCGCCCGCTGCCGCGCCGACGTCGTCGGCGGCGCCCCCCGATCCGCCGGTCGGTATGCGGTTCGCGTCGGTCCCCCCTAACAGCGAAGACGTCGTCGTCATCCCTGAGGGCTACGAGCAGTCCGTGGTGATCAGCTGGGGCGACCCGATCCTCGACGGCGCACCGCAATTCGACGTCAACAACCAGACGGGTGCCGCGCAACGCGGCCAATTCGGCTTCAACAACGACTTCGCCGGGTTGCTCCCGATCCCGGCTGATTTGGCTGGTCAGCCCAACCGCTTCCTACTGGTGACCAACTTCGAGTACGTCGACCCGATCTTCATGTTCCCCGGCTTCGACAAGCCCACTCGCGAGCAATTCGACGTCGAGATCGCCGCAGTCGGCATGGGCGTCGTCGAGGTCGAGCGCACACCGCAAGGTCTGAAGCCCGTCATGGGCCGCTACAACCGGCGCATCACCACCGACACCCCGCACACGCTGACGGGTCCCGCAGCGGGCACCGACTTCGTCAAGACCGCCGCGGACCCGACCGGGCGCACGGTGGCGGGCACGTTCGCCAACTGCGCCGGTGGTGTAACCCCTTGGGGCACAGTGCTGTCGGGCGAAGAGAATTTCCAGGACTACTTCGGCGCCGCCGAAGGCTCCCCGAAGCCGGGTCCCGTCGACACCGACCGGTTGGACCGGTACGGCATCTCTCTGGAGCCGACCGCGTTGCTGTGGGAGACCTTCGACCCCCGTTTCGATCTGACCAAGACACCCAACGAGCCCAACCGGTTCGGCTACGTCGTCGAACTCAACCCGTGGGATCCGACGTCGACGCCGGTCAAGCATTCCGCGATGGGCCGACTCAAGCACGAGGGCGCAAACGTCTACGTCACCGACGACGGTTCCGTCGTCGCCTACACCGGAGACGACGAGCGCTTCGATTACATGTACAAGTTCGTCTCCAGCCGCAAGGTGCAGCCGGGAACCGAACCGGCGGCGATGGCCAACAACATGGCGATCCTCGACGAGGGCACGCTGTATGTGGCCAAGCTGTCCAGCGACGTGCCCGCCGATGAGATCGACGGCTCCGGTAGGCCGCCATCGGGCGGTTCCTTCCGCGGCACGGGCACCTGGTTGCCGCTGCTGCGATCCGGCCCGGAAGGTCGCGCCGAGTCGCTGGTCGACGGCTTCTCGCCGGTGGAGGTCGCCGTCTTCACCCGAATGGCCGCCGACAAGGTCGGCGCCACCAAGATGGACCGGCCGGAAGACGTCGAGGCCAACCCGAGGACCGGCAAGGTCTACGTTGCGCTGACCAACAACGACGAGCGCGGCGCCGACGGCGAACCAGGGCCCGATGCGGCCAATCCGCGCAACGACAACAAGAGCGGGCAGATCCTCGAGATCACCGACGACCACGCCGGTACGAACTTCACCTGGGAACTGCTGCTGGTGTGCGGGGATCCGGCGGCCGCCGACACCTACTACGGCGGGTTCGACAAGACCAAGGTCAGCCCGATCTCCTGCCCGGACAATCTGGCCTTCGACAGTCACGGCAACCTGTGGATCTCCACCGACGGCAACGCGCTGGACTCCAACGACGGGTTGTTCGCCGTCGCGCTGAACGGGCCGAACCGCGGCGAGACCAAGCAGTTCCTCACCGTTCCGCTCGGTGCGGAGACGTGCGGTCCCGTAGTCACCGACGACCTTGTCACCGTGTGCGTCCAGCATCCGGGTGAGCACGACGACAACAGCATCGACGCCCCGCTGTCGCGCTGGCCCGAGGGCGGCAACGGCACGGCGCGGCCGTCGGTGGTCGCGGTGTGGAAGTCGAACGGGAATATCGGTGTCTAG
- a CDS encoding alpha/beta fold hydrolase: MTDISADDELASLDEFTFLKENARQAGVETVPPVARIDAGPISALKFGDAAPRVVYLHGGGQNAHTWDTVALGLGAPALALDLPGHGRSAWRDDGDYGPKLNAATIEPVLRELAPDADLVVGMSLGGLTALRLAVSVPALVSRLVLVDVTPSAPERHTEMSDAQKGTVALVQGPRTFESFDAMLELTVAAAPHRDRESLRRGVFHNAKRLEDGTWTWRYDEIRKGEGFEGLWDDVPRLEVPTTLVRGARSFFVNDDDAAEFARRAPGFRDVHIVEDAGHSVQSDQPGKLIEILREVLAE, encoded by the coding sequence GTGACCGACATAAGCGCCGACGACGAACTGGCCTCCCTCGACGAGTTCACCTTCCTCAAGGAGAACGCGCGCCAGGCCGGTGTTGAAACCGTGCCGCCGGTGGCGCGGATCGACGCCGGGCCGATCAGCGCGCTGAAGTTCGGGGACGCCGCGCCGCGGGTGGTGTACCTGCACGGCGGCGGGCAGAACGCCCACACCTGGGACACCGTCGCCCTCGGTCTCGGCGCGCCCGCGCTGGCGCTGGATTTGCCCGGTCACGGCCGCTCGGCGTGGCGCGACGACGGCGACTACGGCCCGAAGCTCAACGCGGCCACCATCGAACCGGTGCTGCGTGAGCTCGCGCCCGACGCCGACCTCGTCGTCGGGATGTCGCTGGGCGGGTTGACGGCGCTGCGGCTGGCGGTCTCAGTCCCGGCGCTGGTGTCGCGGCTGGTGCTCGTCGACGTGACCCCGTCGGCGCCGGAACGCCACACCGAGATGAGCGACGCGCAGAAGGGCACCGTCGCCCTGGTGCAGGGCCCGCGGACGTTCGAAAGCTTCGACGCGATGCTCGAGCTGACCGTCGCCGCCGCCCCCCACCGGGACCGGGAATCGTTGCGGCGCGGGGTTTTCCACAACGCCAAGCGGCTCGAGGACGGCACCTGGACGTGGCGTTACGACGAGATCCGCAAGGGCGAGGGTTTCGAAGGACTATGGGACGACGTGCCGCGTCTGGAAGTGCCCACCACCCTGGTGCGCGGCGCCAGGTCGTTCTTCGTCAACGACGACGACGCGGCCGAGTTCGCCCGTAGGGCACCGGGTTTCCGCGATGTCCACATCGTCGAAGACGCCGGCCACTCGGTCCAGAGCGACCAGCCGGGCAAGCTGATCGAGATCCTGCGCGAGGTGCTCGCCGAGTAG
- a CDS encoding inositol-3-phosphate synthase encodes MSEHIGAGAPATPNAEVRVAIVGVGNCAASLVQGVQYYQDADETATVPGLMHVRLGPYHVRDVKFVAAFDVDAKKVGFDLSEAIFASENNTIKIADVPPTNVTVQRGPTLDGIGKYYADTIEVSDVDPVDVVAVLKENNVDVLVSYLPVGSEEADKFYAQCAIDAGVAFVNALPVFIASDPVWAKKFADAGVPIVGDDIKSQIGATITHRVMAKLFEDRGVQLDRTMQLNVGGNMDFLNMLERERLESKKISKTQAVTSNLQREFKTKDVHIGPSDHVGWLDDRKWAYVRLEGRAFGDVPLNLEYKLEVWDSPNSAGVIIDAVRAAKIAKDRGIGGPVEAASAYLMKSPPKQLPDDVARAQLETFIEG; translated from the coding sequence ATGAGTGAGCACATCGGAGCCGGCGCGCCGGCGACACCAAACGCGGAAGTGCGGGTCGCGATTGTCGGTGTGGGTAACTGTGCCGCCTCGCTGGTCCAGGGCGTGCAGTACTACCAGGACGCCGATGAGACGGCCACCGTACCCGGGCTCATGCATGTGCGACTCGGCCCGTACCACGTCCGCGACGTGAAGTTCGTCGCGGCCTTCGACGTGGACGCCAAGAAGGTCGGCTTCGACCTGTCCGAGGCGATCTTCGCGTCGGAGAACAACACCATCAAGATCGCAGACGTGCCGCCGACCAACGTGACGGTGCAGCGCGGCCCGACGCTCGACGGCATCGGCAAGTACTACGCCGACACCATCGAGGTGTCCGACGTCGATCCCGTCGACGTGGTGGCTGTACTCAAGGAGAACAACGTCGACGTGCTGGTGTCCTACCTGCCGGTGGGCAGCGAGGAGGCCGACAAGTTCTACGCGCAGTGCGCGATCGACGCCGGGGTGGCGTTCGTCAACGCGCTGCCGGTGTTCATCGCCAGCGACCCGGTGTGGGCCAAGAAGTTCGCCGACGCCGGCGTGCCGATCGTGGGCGACGACATCAAGAGCCAGATCGGCGCGACGATCACCCACCGGGTGATGGCCAAGCTGTTCGAGGACCGCGGTGTGCAGCTGGACCGCACCATGCAGCTCAACGTCGGCGGCAACATGGACTTCCTCAACATGCTCGAGCGCGAGCGGCTGGAGTCCAAGAAGATCTCCAAGACCCAGGCCGTCACGAGCAACCTGCAGCGTGAGTTCAAGACCAAGGACGTCCACATCGGCCCGTCCGATCACGTCGGCTGGCTCGACGACCGCAAGTGGGCCTATGTGCGCCTGGAGGGCCGCGCGTTCGGCGATGTGCCGCTGAACCTGGAGTACAAGCTCGAGGTGTGGGACTCGCCGAACTCGGCGGGTGTGATCATCGACGCGGTGCGTGCGGCCAAGATCGCCAAGGACCGCGGCATCGGCGGCCCGGTCGAGGCGGCGTCGGCCTACCTGATGAAGAGCCCGCCGAAGCAGTTGCCCGATGATGTCGCCCGCGCGCAGCTGGAGACCTTCATCGAGGGCTGA
- a CDS encoding PadR family transcriptional regulator, with protein MLELAILGLLLESPMHGYELRKRLTGLLGAFRAFSYGSLYPALRRMQADGLIVEDPAPDGTQKMRRARRVYRLTDAGKQRFAELVADTGPQNYSDDGFGVHLAFFNRTPAEARMRILEGRRRQVEERREGLREAVARASSSIDRYTRQLHQLGLESSEREVKWLNELIAAEQLAQRRAEQP; from the coding sequence GTGCTTGAACTGGCCATCCTGGGACTCCTGCTGGAGTCTCCGATGCACGGCTACGAACTCCGCAAGAGGTTGACCGGGCTGCTCGGGGCGTTCCGCGCGTTCTCCTACGGTTCCCTGTACCCGGCGCTGCGCCGGATGCAGGCCGACGGGCTGATCGTGGAAGATCCGGCGCCGGACGGCACCCAGAAGATGCGTCGCGCCCGGCGCGTCTACCGGCTTACCGACGCCGGTAAGCAACGGTTCGCCGAACTGGTGGCCGATACCGGCCCGCAGAACTACTCCGACGACGGGTTCGGCGTCCACCTCGCGTTCTTCAACCGGACGCCGGCCGAGGCGAGGATGCGGATCCTCGAGGGACGCCGTCGTCAGGTGGAGGAACGTCGCGAAGGCCTGCGTGAAGCCGTCGCGCGGGCGAGCAGCTCGATCGACAGGTACACCCGCCAGCTTCACCAGCTCGGGTTGGAATCCAGTGAGCGCGAAGTCAAGTGGCTCAACGAGTTGATCGCGGCCGAACAGCTGGCGCAGAGGCGCGCCGAGCAGCCGTAA
- a CDS encoding DUF1707 SHOCT-like domain-containing protein, giving the protein MASGSSAWRTSGMRAKDSDRAEICQILDTALADGQLSMTEHGERVKSATAATTLGQLQDLVADLQNAKTPVVPMITKVVNRQVTQPVNWGIRLAVAGVLVVVGIAIGWGLFEGSSAPLGASADPGAKPDGIAPVVLTPPRQLHSLGGLTGLLQQMNDRFGDTTGYRLTVYPEYAVLSRPDPTEDRRELNYTYRGGWDDPSTSSKSSSARVVDLGRFDIKTVVGVLRGAPETLGIKPTDVTSTYLTVDPGTDPTTPDDVSISVYVSSDFGGGHIQLAPDGRVKRISYPSG; this is encoded by the coding sequence GTGGCTTCGGGCAGCTCAGCGTGGCGAACATCGGGGATGCGGGCCAAAGACAGCGACCGCGCCGAGATCTGCCAGATTCTCGACACCGCCCTGGCTGACGGCCAGTTGTCGATGACCGAGCATGGCGAACGCGTGAAATCGGCCACTGCCGCCACGACGCTGGGTCAGCTGCAGGATCTGGTGGCCGACCTGCAGAACGCCAAGACCCCGGTGGTCCCGATGATCACCAAGGTGGTCAACCGGCAGGTGACACAACCGGTCAACTGGGGCATTCGGCTCGCGGTGGCGGGTGTGCTGGTGGTCGTGGGCATCGCGATCGGCTGGGGTCTGTTCGAGGGCAGCTCCGCCCCCCTGGGCGCTTCCGCCGACCCCGGCGCCAAGCCGGACGGGATCGCGCCCGTCGTGCTCACCCCGCCCCGGCAGCTGCATTCCCTTGGCGGTCTCACCGGTTTGCTCCAGCAGATGAACGACCGGTTCGGCGACACCACCGGTTACCGGCTGACCGTGTATCCGGAGTACGCGGTGCTGAGCCGGCCGGACCCGACCGAGGACCGACGCGAGCTCAACTACACCTACCGCGGCGGCTGGGACGACCCGTCGACCTCCTCCAAGAGCAGCAGCGCCAGGGTGGTGGACCTGGGCCGGTTCGACATCAAGACGGTCGTCGGCGTGCTGCGCGGGGCGCCGGAAACGCTGGGAATCAAGCCGACGGACGTCACCAGCACCTATCTGACCGTCGATCCCGGCACCGACCCGACCACCCCGGACGACGTGTCGATCTCGGTGTACGTCTCCAGCGACTTCGGCGGCGGCCACATCCAGTTGGCGCCGGACGGCAGGGTCAAGCGGATCAGCTATCCGTCCGGGTAG
- a CDS encoding DUF5318 domain-containing protein, with the protein MRMQRQVVDYALRRRSLLAEVYSGRTGVSEVCDANPYLLRAAKFHGKPSSVMCPICRKEQLTLVSWVFGDHLGAVSGSARSAEELVLLASRYDEFSVHVVEVCRTCSWNHLVKSYVLGAVPPTGPSRGRRASRSTQTARSRARTASE; encoded by the coding sequence GTGCGAATGCAGCGACAGGTGGTGGACTACGCCCTTCGGCGACGGTCCCTGCTGGCGGAGGTCTACTCGGGGCGCACCGGCGTCTCGGAGGTGTGTGACGCCAACCCCTATCTGCTGCGCGCCGCGAAGTTCCATGGGAAGCCCAGTTCGGTGATGTGCCCGATCTGTCGCAAGGAACAGCTCACCTTGGTGTCGTGGGTATTCGGTGACCATCTGGGCGCCGTGTCTGGTTCGGCGCGTTCCGCCGAGGAGCTGGTCCTGTTGGCGTCCCGATACGACGAGTTTTCGGTACACGTGGTGGAGGTATGCCGCACCTGCAGTTGGAATCACCTGGTCAAGTCGTACGTACTTGGCGCTGTCCCGCCGACCGGCCCGTCTCGGGGCAGGCGGGCCTCGCGGAGTACCCAGACGGCGCGCAGTCGTGCGCGCACGGCCAGTGAATAG